Part of the Nicotiana sylvestris chromosome 2, ASM39365v2, whole genome shotgun sequence genome, AGACCCGCTTCTAAACACAGGTCAGCAACCTTTATGGTTAGAAACCATAGTGAGATagtaagaggaaaaacaagaatgGTAATAAACTACAAAAGACTTAATGATAATACTAGAACAGATGGATATAAGTTGCCTGATAAAACAGAACTAATAAATAGAATACAAGGAAAAAGATTCAGCaagtttgactgtaaatcaggatatTGGCAAGTAAAGATCCATGAAGAAAGCATTGAGTGGACTGCATTTACTTGTCCAGAAGGACACTTCGAATAGTTAGTAATGTTGTTCGGACTAAAAACAGCTCCACCAATTTTTCAACGAAAAATGGATAGTATATTTGGAGAATATAAGAGATTTGTTTTAGTATATGTAGATAATATATTAGTATTTAGTAAAGATATTAAAGAACATTTAGGACATCTATAGACATTATTTAGATTATTTGTAGATAATGGAATAATAATTAGTAAAAAGAAGATGGAACtatgtaaaaattatataaattttttaGAAGTAATCTTAGGGAATGGAAAAATTAAATTACAACCCCATATAGCTAAAAAGGCCCTAGAAATGCCAGATAAATTAGATAATACCAAAGAGCTACAAAAGTTTTTAGGTATAGTAAATTATGCGAGAAATTTTATAAAAGACATAGGAAAAATAGCAGGACAGTTATATGCTAAGACAAGATCTACAGGATGGGGGGTGTTGCGAGAAATTATGAGTTGAGCAATGATCACAGAATATTATCTTGTCATTGTCTTTTCGGATGGTGTATTGAGGGATTTTTTCTGGGTTTTGTCTAAGTGCTGGGGAAATATAGTAGTTTGGTCCTAGTATTCCTCTTGCATAATCTAATGCTTCAGTAAAATCATTAAAATCTTTGAAAAGTGGTTTTTCTATATCCTTAATGGAATCTAGTACTTCTAACCATGTCTGAAAAATACCATTTATCTTACCATGTATAACCACATAATACTTAAATCTTTTGTCTTGGTTATATAtatagccgctctcaaaataatagccaaaaaaaattatattttttttatataatatacTTTGTGTGAGATCCGGGCTGATGGGCCCAAGCATCGTAAATAATTAAGTGAATTGTTTAAATAGGGTAGAGTAGCAATAGTAGAGGCAGACTGAATATTCTTAGAAACTTCTTCTCTCGGGTCTTTCTCTCCCTTGCATATTTCTCTCTGTGCCTCTGTCTCTCCCCCTGCTTTCTTTCTATTCCTATCTTAGTTATGTTAGTGTCTATCTTGTTATTCTCTAATTCCATGTACTGAGTTTTCATTAATCACATATCATTTTTCTATGGGTTATGTATACTCAAAGTTGCAAACAATGTCAGATTGCAATGTGGTGCTTTAGGCAATAATATTTATGAAATCCCTGCAGCGCATCAATTATAGTAAAGTGTGGTTACTAGTTAAGTGTGTTAGCGATGTGGAGCTTTAAGTAGATAGCGATTTTATCCCAAATAAGCACATAAGAGTATGCACATGAAAATTATCAGTCTTAGAGCTGAAATAACTATTGAATGACAAGACTATTACGATGTGTTGCCAATTAGAAgattaagtgggcgtttggacataagaattgtaaaattcaaaaaaaagaaaaagtaaaagaattttaaaataaaaatgatatttgaaaattagagtagtgtttggacatgaatataattttgggttgtttttgaatttttgtgagtaatatgagtgaaaattttgaaaaactgctttttggagtttttcaaaaaaatctaaaattcatcttcaagtgaaaattggaaattttatggccaaacactgatttcgaaaaaaaataatttttttaatgtcCAAACGAGCTATAAATTTGGACAAGTACTAGAGGAGACTTCAATCGTGAAAGTCAAGGTAgctaagagcccgtttggccaagttTATGGGAGATTAAAAGTGCTTTTTTCCCAAAAAAGTACTTAACTGGAAATATGATGTATTTGGTCAAAACAGACAAATGCTTTTGAGCAGTAGCAGAAGTAGTTTTTCTGTTTTTGGGAAGAAGCTACAAATTCTAGCTTCTTCtaaaaagcagaagcagaaataAGAAATTAATTTTTTCAAGACAAAAATTTCCTTATCATAAATTTATATTTCCTAAATTATCGCTCATTAATTTAACTTTACTTTTTTCTAtgccatctttttcttcttctttttatttttagcgtatttttatttttcttctcttatttCTCTCTAGAATAATCTCTCTACTATAAataaatttcttcttttctcttctaCCGTTTCTTCTTTTTCTCGTCTCCTATTACTCTTTGAAATAACAATTCTAATTACCAGATTTAAGCACGTTCTTCAGAatgtataattttttttcttttgtagtatacAAATACTATATGATCGCAGTTTGTAGtattatttatataatttttttgtaCACAAACTACTAATCtctaaaaatacttttgaaaataAGTAACTTTTAGCAAtttggccaaacaggctctaaGTTACATATGTACGTGCTGTGACCATTAAACAATAAATTAATCATATAAAGGAAGCATCAGGTGCAGCAGCGCAGGATCAAAGGGATATTCTGCTTGGTTATCTTGTAATTAGTGTAATGTTAATTGGCAAGTATGTCTAGACTGGAAGAAATTTGTGCATAGTTTACATATCGAAATTTTTCCCCCATTCACCTTAACGGGTCGATCATTTGGTACAATAATGATATTTCATTAGATAAAATGATTAGTTATTCCATCTTCTAATCCCACcattttaatataaaaattatttcGGGATTAGCTAAGACCCAAATTAAATATGAAATAAACTTAATAatcccaaaattattattattatctcatATACCAAACGAGCCATAAGGGTTAAGTTCGTAGTCTTCACTCTTTTGCTTTAGGTTATCCGTACGGTCTTTTAACTTAGAGAATTTTAGCTTTCTGATTCAAAATGTGTTGCGCGAATCTCATGTCCCAGAGATGCACATAGCATATAATTTTCTCAGTTCATGAATTTATGTGGCACTTTGTACTATTAATACTAACAATGTCCGACTAAAGGtaactaaaaacaaaaatatccTAAAATATGTGGTTCCTGCATAGCATTCCATGCAGTATTTTTCACCACATATAAATTCATAGATTATAACAATTTTGCTTTATTATTTGGCGAATAAATAATTTATGTGTTACTACTCACATTATATGTTATTCATTCCTTGTAAAAGAAATTACATATTcactccgtttcaatttatgtgtacCTATTTGACTGGgcatgaaatttaagaaaaaagatAAGACTTCTGAACTTGTGgtaaatgaggcacatatattgtGTAGCTATAAATCATGCATACATATATTATTTTCAAATATGAAAATGGATCATTCTTTTTGATAAAGACtaaaaaaataggttcacataaattgaaacggagagaATATTTATCCAATAATTAACAATTATGCATAATAATTGTTAACCAAAGGACCTTTGGTGGACCAGTCTGTTGAGCATGTTCgacttagtgggcgtttggacataagaattgtaaaatactagaaaaaagttttaaaaaattcaagtgaaaatattatttgaaaataGAATTGTGTCggtatgaatataattttgggctatttttgaatttttgtgagtgatctgtagaaaaaattttgaaaaataatttttaggaattttttaaattttcaaaaaattctgatatttattttcaagtgaaaattgaaaatttcataACCAAAtactaatttaaaaaaaaagtgaaatgtTTTTTTGGCCAAAGGGGCCCTTATAGCCCTAATTGAGCAATTCTTCCTGAAACTCTTCGcagaaaagggaaaaggaaaataaaacacACGCGCGCGCGCGCAGCTGCAAGTTGCAAACCACCCCACTATTGTCTTCTCCGACCTTGTATTTCGTCTTTCGGAGGAATTTGTCGGCTAGGGCTATTGAAAATGGCAAACATAAACAACAAAGAGGAGCCAAGCACGGCGCCACAGCCAGATCGGTGGTACAATCTGAGCCTAGGCTCTTCCTTCAAAGACCACCATCCTTCCTCCAAGTTCTGTACTTTACGCTGTATGTTCTCCTGATCTCCCCCTCTCGCTCTCCCTTCTTTTGTGTACGTCATTTTCTACTAGTATCCACATAGATGAATACGACGAACAAACTTCCTTTGTTTTGATGAATATGTTCAGGTTCTGTAATTTTATAACTTTATTTCAACTGTGTTGAATTCTTTTTGCGATACGTCCTATATTATGTTGCTTCTTGTGTAAGACAAGTCAAGAACAGTTGCAAATACACGTGAGGTGCGGCAATTTGAAATCTTTAGGCTCAACGTGTGCTTGCGCACATTTAGGCATTATGTTGTAAAATTTAGAGATATATACTTAGTTCTCAGTTCTCACCCAATGTCAAATAGACTAGTAATGCAGTGGTACTCTGCATCCACTAACTTAAATTCTTAGATCAATCTTTAGCCAAGTATGGTGAAAATGCTGAATTAGCTAGCTGTGTTTTAGTTGGCCATACTTGGGGGCGTAGCTACACCAAGTAAAGGAGGTTCACTTGAATCCCCTTATACTATGAAAATAGGATAAAAGCACACACTATTGAATCCCCTTTCTACAAGTATAACTTCTAATATAGTGGCAAAGATGGTTCAAGTATTGATTTTGGTCACATTTTTAAATCCCATGTGTGtccttgtatttttttttttatctttttgaatcCCCTTATTAGAACTGACCATACTGTCCTTAACTTGCATTTGCATAAATGACAAAGGATGAGATTTGTACAACTTGCCCCTAACATTATCTTCTTTTTTGTGCTATCCTAATATGGTTGTTGGAATAGTTAAAATGACAATTCTTTTCTGTATCTCCAGATGAATTTAAACCTGCTTCAATCGATAAAAACCAACCTGGAAAACTACACAAGACCAAGGACAATAAGATTTCTGTTGAATTTCAAAATAACCAGCCTGGTAAACCCAAAGTCGCCTTTGATGGGAGTAGTGAGGATTACAAGGAAAATGATGCTGTTCTTTTCTTTGATGGTGAGTCATTTCGGTTGGAGCGGTTACACACGGCAGTTAAGCGGTTGAGGTATAACCGACTCCCCGGAGAATCCGCTGCAGCAGCAGTAGCTGCATCTGCATCTACACCTGCACGTGCACCTACACCTTCACCAATATCTGCACCGGTTGGAATGCCTGCAGGGGCGAGTTCACCTCCAGTTTCCAAAGGGGCTAAATTTCAGTCTCAGAATAAGACTGCAGTTCCTGCTGTACCAGTAAGTTCTTTTGCAAACTTACTTTCAGTTTCTTCTAGATTACTTAGAACTGCAATGTCATACTTTTGCAGATCTTTATACATGACTTTTTGTATTTATGCTTACCATTTGAAGAAACTGCTTACCTTATTCTCTGATAAAAGATTTCAAGGGAGTTAGGCAAAGCTAATTGAGATTCCCAAGATGATAAATTATGATAAACTCACCTTCTTAGTAACATGGATGATATCTGTTCACAAGTTTATTGAAAAAGATAAAATGAAATAAGCTTAATTTGCAGTTATATACTTATATCCATATTCCATAGTCCAAGTAGTAGCTTGATCCAGATAGAACTGACATATTATGGCTGCTCCAGTATTTTGATAACATGCAGAAGTCTATGCCAATTGGGACCTAATGAACTGTGACATTTGACATTGATCATTTTTTATTTCCTTGGTAAACCTGACTCCAATCAGTAGATCTCCATTTTACTTTCTAACTATTCATTCCAAAATTAACAGTGGCAGTGGCTTCTTTTTGCTGCTCTGTCCAATAAGCAGATGTCATTTCATCATCTGCTTTGCAACTCTCAGTTTTGAATGAGATATTCTTCTCTGTCTGGAGACCAACAAGGACTCTTGCTCAATCATAGATCAAATTTAGGTGGCAGAGTCCTTGTTGCATTTGTAGTTTCCAACTGGAATGCACTCCTTTTGAAGGAAAGTTGGGTTGGTTTCAGTTATGCACATGTTCTCTCTTCACCCTTAAATCAATCTCAAAGTGAAGATAAAAGCAAGTTTTATCCTGGTTTTGGTCTATTCAAACTTAATTACGATTTGATGAAAGATGAAAGTGATTCCTCCCATGATTATTTCTCATCTTCAACCTGTATGCCTTTGCTTAGAGCCACCCTTTAGATCAGTGAAAGATATTACTTGATTGATTTCTCTATCTTGAGTTCTTTTGTCGAGACTCCCCACAATTTTGGAATGCTAAACTGAGTCTGGCTGGAAACCACAATTTACCTTTGCTTGCACTGATTTTATGCTTCTGCATAGCAGGACATTGTGTTATATGTATGTTTGCATAACTGGGTACGTGGCTTTGtcaaaaaacaataaaaaaaaataactgaGCACATGGTGTAGTTACACATTTTGGTGGAATGGTAGATGCTGGGGGCTTTGCCGCCGCTTCCTATTATTACAAGTAGTACTTGGCAAAGTGATTATCACTGCACATGTTGGTATCTTCTCTCCGCCCATTCTACTTGTTTCAATATAACGAAAAGAAATGGTGGGGTCTGTAGTCGATGGGTGCATTGCCTATTGCTAACAACTTTTACAGCCATTAGTTTAAAACTGCAGTCTTGAGTGACAGAATTTTCTTGTTTAAATCATGCTTGAACTTGTCTAGCTTAGTTCTTGAAATTGCCTTCAGATGATTGTATTTTCCAGCAACATTATTCTTCATTGTAtctcattttttaaattttactGACTACAGATAAAATAAAATCGTTTACTCCTTTCATGTCTTCGTCGCTGTCTGATGTGTCTCATCAACCTCTCATTTTTTCCATAATATCTAGCTGCCTTTAGTATATCAATTTCagcctttttattttatttttgcccCTCAAGATAAAGGGGAAAAATGATTAGTTTGTCCGCTTCCATATCCTTTGTAGTTTTGACTATTAGACCAATATCTCAAACTTTTCTGTTTGATGCTTGTTCAGGTTGAGGTGGAACGGATTGAAGTTGGTGATTTTCGAAGTTCAGGTATGTATTCTCAAAGTGAGCTCTGTATGGTGGTGTTAAGCTGAAAAGATAGGGAAGAAGGGGTTTTTACCTTAAGTTTGGTTGAATTATCCAATGAAGGAGTGTAAGTGGTTATTAGACACAGATTGGAAATGCAGGGGAGAAAAGGAATGAGATGAAAAATGTGTAAAAGATCACTCAAGTTGCTGAAATTAATTATTCAAGGACCTAGCTTGACCAAGAAGAAGATACCTTTGGGACTTAAGTTGTCTGGA contains:
- the LOC104223724 gene encoding uncharacterized protein; its protein translation is MANINNKEEPSTAPQPDRWYNLSLGSSFKDHHPSSKFCTLRYEFKPASIDKNQPGKLHKTKDNKISVEFQNNQPGKPKVAFDGSSEDYKENDAVLFFDGESFRLERLHTAVKRLRYNRLPGESAAAAVAASASTPARAPTPSPISAPVGMPAGASSPPVSKGAKFQSQNKTAVPAVPVEVERIEVGDFRSSDSRNKSEKISEYPSSHANQSTASPDMKNDDLEEELDILNDDEDDTTAANGGNITVKEFGTGIDINIPHQNDTDDEIADVDVSDDDEDKGRNAAEELRAQVNAEGKEGHTSSSSSSSGSDSSGSGSGSGSGSGSDSASSSSDSESSDTVNSI